In one Lolium rigidum isolate FL_2022 chromosome 3, APGP_CSIRO_Lrig_0.1, whole genome shotgun sequence genomic region, the following are encoded:
- the LOC124701791 gene encoding G-type lectin S-receptor-like serine/threonine-protein kinase At2g19130, with the protein MLLLVFLLFSSLHLSTTEAIDTLALGQSLPWNETLVSEGGNFELGFFSPGNSGKHYVGIWYKKISKQTVVWVANREHPIVKPWTSRFMLSIHGELLLLTTPSDTLLWSSNASSRSPPSTTVATLQDDGNLVVRRSNATSRSGDVAWQSFDHPTDTWLPGARLGYDKGAGVHSFLTSWTDVENPAPGAFTMEIDTRGQPKFDLFAAAAGARNQYWTTGLWDGEIFANVPEMRSGYFAGFPYAPNSSVNFFTYRDRTAMMGVGNFMLDVNGQMRRRQWGETAGKWIMFCSEPHDTCDVYGSCGPFGLCSNTTSPACQCPAGFAPRSEQEWKLGNTASGCGRRSLLECPKDGFLELPHAVQLPSGSSEAAGVRNGRDCERSCLKDCSCTAYVYDGTKCSMWKAELVNLRALSTDDQGGDPGIAGAVLHLRVARSEVPASSHTHSWKKSMATLGVVVAAVVVLLASLVIGVSMAVLLRKRRGKGKVTAVQGSLLLFDYNAVRTATSNFSEKLGSGSFGTVYRGTLPDATPVAVKKLDGFRQGEKQFRAEVVTLGVIQHVNLVRLRGFCSEGNKRALVYDYMANGSLDSYLFKTGGSAASDAKALSWGQRYTVALGVARGLAYLHEKCRECIIHCDIKPENILLDDEMGAKLADFGMAKLVGHDFSRVLTTMRGTLGYLAPEWLAGAPVTAKADVYSFGLLLFEIVSGRRNNAPTEKGGYGTYFPVHAAVCLHGGDAVRLLDERVAKDADMKELERVCRVACWCIQDEEGDRPTMGLVVQQLEGVADVALPPIPSRLYMLATANAGAGGGAQDEFYSENSTSSILAKGEE; encoded by the coding sequence ATGCTCCTCCTTGTGTTCCTGCTCTTCTCCAGCCTACATCTCTCCACGACGGAGGCCATCGACACCCTCGCTCTAGGCCAGTCTCTCCCATGGAACGAGACGCTGGTgtccgagggcggcaacttcgaaCTCGGCTTCTTCTCCCCAGGCAACTCCGGCAAGCACTACGTCGGCATCTGGTACAAGAAGATCTCCAAGCAAACGGTCGTTTGGGTGGCGAACCGGGAGCACCCGATCGTTAAGCCGTGGACGTCCCGCTTCATGCTCAGCATCCACGGCGAGCTGCTACTCCTCACGACGCCGTCGGACACTTTGCTGTGGTCGTCTAACGCGTCCTCCCGTTCGCCCCCAAGCACCACCGTGGCCACGCTCCAGGACGACGGCAACCTCGTGGTGCGGCGGAGCAATGCGACGTCGAGGTCTGGCGACGTGGCGTGGCAGAGCTTCGACCACCCCACCGACACCTGGCTCCCCGGGGCCAGGCTCGGATATGACAAGGGCGCCGGCGTGCACAGCTTCCTCACGTCGTGGACGGATGTCGAGAACCCGGCGCCCGGCGCGTTCACCATGGAGATCGACACGCGCGGGCAGCCCAAGTTCGACCTGTtcgcggccgcggccggcgcGCGCAACCAGTACTGGACGACTGGCCTGTGGGACGGCGAGATCTTCGCGAACGTGCCGGAGATGCGGTCCGGCTACTTCGCCGGGTTCCCCTACGCGCCGAACAGCAGCGTCAACTTCTTCACCTACCGCGACCGGACCGCGATGATGGGCGTCGGCAACTTCATGCTGGACGTCAACGGGCAGATGCGGCGGCGCCAGTGGGGCGAGACTGCCGGGAAGTGGATCATGTTCTGCTCCGAGCCGCACGACACCTGCGACGTCTACGGCTCGTGCGGCCCCTTCGGGTTATGCAGCAACACCACCAGCCCCGCGTGCCAGTGTCCCGCCGGCTTCGCGCCGCGGTCGGAGCAAGAGTGGAAACTGGGCAACACCGCCTCTGGGTGCGGGAGGCGGAGCCTGCTCGAGTGTCCCAAGGACGGCTTCCTGGAGCTTCCGCACGCCGTGCAGCTGCCCAGTGGCTCGTCGGAGGCGGCCGGAGTTAGGAACGGCAGGGACTGTGAGCGGTCTTGCTTGAAAGATTGCTCCTGCACCGCGTACGTTTACGATGGAACCAAGTGCTCGATGTGGAAGGCCGAGCTCGTTAACTTGAGGGCGCTCTCGACTGACGACCAAGGCGGTGATCCTGGCATCGCCGGAGCTGTTCTTCACCTCCGCGTCGCGCGCTCGGAGGTGCCGGCGTCGTCGCATACGCATTCCTGGAAGAAATCGATGGCGACCCTCGGGGTCGTAGTTGCggccgtggtggtgctgctggcAAGCCTCGTGATCGGGGTGTCCATGGCGGTGTTGCTGCGGAAGCGTCGGGGGAAGGGGAAGGTGACGGCGGTGCAGGGCTCTTTGCTGCTGTTCGACTACAACGCCGTGAGGACCGCGACGAGTAACTTCTCGGAGAAGCTCGGGAGCGGGAGCTTCGGCACGGTGTACAGGGGCACGCTGCCGGACGCGACGCCGGTGGCCGTGAAGAAGCTGGACGGGTTCCGGCAGGGCGAGAAGCAGTTCCGGGCCGAGGTGGTCACCCTCGGCGTGATCCAGCACGTCAACCTCGTCCGCCTCCGGGGCTTCTGCTCCGAGGGGAACAAGAGGGCGCTCGTGTACGACTACATGGCCAACGGATCACTGGACTCGTACCTGTTCAAGACCGGCGGCTCAGCGGCCTCGGACGCCAAGGCGTTGAGCTGGGGCCAGAGGTACACCGTCGCGCTGGGCGTGGCCAGGGGCCTGGCGTACCTGCACGAGAAGTGCCGCGAGTGCATCATACACTGCGACATCAAGCCGGAGAACATCCTCCTGGACGACGAAATgggcgccaagctcgccgacttCGGCATGGCCAAGCTCGTCGGCCACGACTTCAGCCGCGTCCTCACCACCATGCGCGGCACGCTCGGGTACCTCGCGCCTGAGTGGCTCGCCGGCGCGCCGGTCACCGCCAAGGCCGACGTCTACAGCTTTGGCCTCCTGCTGTTCGAGATCGTCTCTGGCCGGCGCAACAACGCGCCGACGGAGAAGGGAGGCTACGGGACGTACTTCCCGGTGCACGCCGCCGTCTGCTTGCACGGCGGCGACGCGGTCAGGCTGCTCGACGAGAGGGTGGCCAAGGATGCGGACATGAAAGAACTCGAGAGGGTCTGTCGTGTTGCCTGCTGGTGCATCCAGGACGAGGAAGGCGACCGGCCGACAATGGGACTCGTCGTGCAGCAGCTTGAAGGAGTCGCCGATGTCGCCTTGCCGCCGATCCCCTCACGGCTCTACATGCTGGCAACGGCGAACGCAGGCGCCGGTGGAGGTGCACAGGAtgaattttattcagagaatagTACTAGTAGCATATTAGCAAAAGGAGAAGAGTAA
- the LOC124701789 gene encoding uncharacterized protein LOC124701789 isoform X2 yields MDVKDSPVWSRLSHVSCASNGLVLMDESLQLLPAVETLDLSRNQFAKVDNLRKCTKLRNLDLGFNHLRSVSSLNEVCSRVGKLVLRNNALTTIHGIENLKSLVGLDLSYNIISNFSELEILGSLSLLQNLWLEGNPICCARWYRARVFSLFHNSENLKLDDKGMNTQEYWEKQVLFASRQKLPAGYGFYFPAKDDHEDEETSNSMMKKISRLACIVEEERSLSDEGVDQQSSPRDSASSKKDEAAAADNDIKITSLISTAELMKKERSTDWLREFKEWMDEHMEDTEGDGLYGDFSNRNGRQNKQIKREKMHMESSKSVTDLAKTSEGGSSSNLLESELSFTEDACNGANGITTESLNEASAEQIDSKVHLNSVLPLPPLEFVGTPHSDSFSEVESSGRNLHTNGIHSSAISELIEPSPSLAYPSPHSPPQFKEDILRRRLFLEEEFLQSSGDFQCVGSLGSGSSCSDDSSGDLCSCNSEDDCVAVQTKMGLALNGQMASFPYADSDNEEMDGMEFSSREDIMSDCTAEDDLTFKDATEFGIKEPDYMSQRNGHLGQDSGHLVGQNGKQKFMKRILSTFKNHNGTKLGFLKANGGEVDEGVSVGANGHLSNDMSRSTSCKDQISEKHNSNILHKNNLSIGADTVSCNTDRNKYKLIEDFFNMEVANNEESEICEQGACCGYMFQDGSVLVQREVALLRSSQNKLYVLLVDMAQDEQETLPRVLGCYRLEDLEKVMIGLGLQALRVHLADDTAHLFLTRTSKEAQDVLWLLNLFSFPQLTSGVSLQSWEKIQVKLLEKCISESLKMGIFLYSMLMFCKNDTEEESLAIRSLVVTEGSIFVCIENLHQFGCFPDDSHPPYFSIDECCSINSIKEVVVDQRDKKCLTLILDKHVHEGRSHSSTINSQSKQEDEICAIHTWKLKWFAEDTLLKFISVLKALYSAAAAAASTLPVKCTS; encoded by the exons ATGTCTCATGTGCTTCTAATGGTCTGGTACTCATGGACGAGTCGTTGCAATTGTTACCTGCGGTTGAAACTCTTGATCTTAGTCGGAACCAGTTTGCAAAGGTGGATAATCTGCGGAAATGTACAAAGTTGCGAAATCTGGACCTTGGATTTAATCATTTGCGTTCTGTTTCATCCTTGAATGAG GTTTGCAGTCGAGTTGGcaaacttgtactgagaaacaatGCTTTAACTACAATACATGGGATTGAAAATCTCAAGTCACTTGTAGGCCTTGATCTGTCTTACAACATCATATCAAATTTCTCAGAGTTGGAAATTCTTGGCAGCTTGTCTTTGCTCCAGAACCTATGGCTGGAAGGCAACCCAATCTGCTGTGCTCGGTGGTATCGAGCACGTGTTTTTAGTCTCTTCCATAATTCAGAAAAT TTGAAGTTAGATGATAAAGGTATGAACACACAAGAATACTGGGAAAAGCAAGTATTGTTTGCAAGCAGACAAAAACTACCTGCTGGTTACGGATTTTATTTTCCTGCAAAAGATGATCATGAGGACGAAGAGACTTCAAATTCTATGATG AAAAAGATTTCCCGACTTGCATGTATTGTAGAGGAAGAGAGAAGTCTTAGCGATGAAGGTGTGGACCAGCAGTCTAGCCCCCGTGATAGTGCTAGTTCTAAGAAGGATGAAGCTGCCGCTGCTGATAATGACATAAAAATTACTTCTTTGATAAGTACAGCAGAATTGATGAAGAAAGAAAGATCCACTGATTGGCTGCGTGAATTTAAGGAGTGGATGGATGAACATATGGAGGACACAGAAGGTGACGGCCTTTATGGTGATTTTAGCAACAGAAATGGAAGGCAGAATAAACAAATCAAAAGAGAAAAAATGCACATGGAGAGCTCAAAGAGTGTCACAGACCTGGCAAAGACATCAGAAGGTGGTAGCAGCTCAAACCTTTTGGAGTCTGAATTGTCTTTCACAGAGGATGCATGTAATGGTGCTAATGGTATCACTACTGAATCCTTGAATGAGGCGAGTGCTGAGCAAATTGATTCAAAGGTGCACTTGAATTCTGTCCTACCCCTTCCTCCACTAGAATTTGTGGGCACCCCACATTCAGATTCTTTTTCGGAGGTGGAAAGTAGTGGTAGAAATTTGCATACAAATGGAATACACTCTAGTGCAATAAGCGAGTTGATAGAACCCAGTCCATCCTTGGCATATCCTAGTCCACATTCACCCCCACAATTTAAGGAAGACATTCTACGTCGTAGACTTTTTCTGGAGGAAGAATTTTTGCAGAGTTCGGGAGATTTCCAGTGTGTTGGTTCTCTTGGTAGTGGTAGCAGCTGCAGTGACGACTCTTCAGGTGATTTATGTTCATGCAATTCGGAAGATGATTGCGTAGCAGTCCAGACAAAAATGGGGCTTGCCCTCAATGGTCAAATGGCTTCATTTCCTTATGCAGACAGTGATAATGAGGAAATGGATGGGATGGAATTTTCTTCACGCGAGGATATTATGTCCGACTGTACAGCAGAAGATGACCTGACTTTTAAAGATGCCACAGAGTTTGGTATTAAGGAGCCAGATTACATGAGCCAGAGGAATGGACATCTAGGTCAAGATTCAGGCCATTTGGTTGGACAAAATGGTAAGCAGAAGTTTATGAAGAGGATACTTTCTACTTTTAAGAATCATAATGGCACTAAACTAGGATTTCTGAAGGCTAATGGAGGTGAGGTGGATGAGGGGGTTTCAGTGGGTGCAAATGGTCATTTGAGCAACGACATGAGCAGAAGTACTAGTTGCAAGGATCAAATCTCAGAAAAACATAATTCAAATATCTTGCACAAGAACAACTTGTCTATTGGTGCGGATACAGTTTCATGTAATACTGATAGGAACAAGTACAAGCTTATAGAGGATTTCTTTAATATGGAAGTCGCTAACAATGAAGAGTCTGAAATATGTGAACAAGGAGCTTGTTGTGGATACATGTTTCAAGATGGAAGCGTTTTAGTTCAAAG AGAAGTAGCCTTGTTGAGAAGTTCCCAAAATAAATTATATGTTCTGCTGGTTGATATGGCTCAAGATGAACAAG AAACCCTACCAAGAGTTTTGGGCTGCTATAGGCTTGAAGATCTGGAGAAAGTAATGATTGGGCTGGGTCTACAAGCACTAAG GGTACACTTGGCAGATGATACAGCTCATCTTTTCTTGACACGTACTTCGAAAGAAGCACAAGATGTGCTTTGGCTCTTAAATCTGTTCAGCTTTCCACAGTTAACTAGCGGGGTATCTTTGCAAAG TTGGGAGAAGATCCAAGTTAAATTGCTCGAGAAATGTATATCTGAAAGTTTGAAGATGGGAATATTTCTCTACTCCATGTTGATGTTCTGTAAGAACGACACCGAAG AGGAATCCCTAGCTATTAGATCCCTTGTTGTTACTGAAGGGTCAATATTTGTGTGCATTGAGAACCTACATCAGTTTGGTTGCTTTCCTGATGATTCTCATCCTCCATATTTTTCTATTGATGAATGCTGTTCAATCAACAGTATTAAAGAAGTG GTTGTGGATCAGCGTGACAAGAAATGCTTGACACTGATTTTGGACAAACATGTACATGAAGGAAGATCTCACAGTAGCACTATAAATTCACAGAGCAAGCAGGAAGATGAAATTTGCGCAATACATACATGGAAACTAAAGTGGTTCGCAGAAGACACACTTTTGAAGTTCATTTCTGTGCTTAAGGCTCTTTactctgcagcagcagcagcagcttcaACGTTACCTGTAAAGTGTACATCCTGA
- the LOC124701789 gene encoding uncharacterized protein LOC124701789 isoform X1, whose product MDVKDSPVWSRLSHVSCASNGLVLMDESLQLLPAVETLDLSRNQFAKVDNLRKCTKLRNLDLGFNHLRSVSSLNEVCSRVGKLVLRNNALTTIHGIENLKSLVGLDLSYNIISNFSELEILGSLSLLQNLWLEGNPICCARWYRARVFSLFHNSENLKLDDKGMNTQEYWEKQVLFASRQKLPAGYGFYFPAKDDHEDEETSNSMMKKISRLACIVEEERSLSDEGVDQQSSPRDSASSKKDEAAAADNDIKITSLISTAELMKKERSTDWLREFKEWMDEHMEDTEGDGLYGDFSNRNGRQNKQIKREKMHMESSKSVTDLAKTSEGGSSSNLLESELSFTEDACNGANGITTESLNEASAEQIDSKVHLNSVLPLPPLEFVGTPHSDSFSEVESSGRNLHTNGIHSSAISELIEPSPSLAYPSPHSPPQFKEDILRRRLFLEEEFLQSSGDFQCVGSLGSGSSCSDDSSGDLCSCNSEDDCVAVQTKMGLALNGQMASFPYADSDNEEMDGMEFSSREDIMSDCTAEDDLTFKDATEFGIKEPDYMSQRNGHLGQDSGHLVGQNGKQKFMKRILSTFKNHNGTKLGFLKANGGEVDEGVSVGANGHLSNDMSRSTSCKDQISEKHNSNILHKNNLSIGADTVSCNTDRNKYKLIEDFFNMEVANNEESEICEQGACCGYMFQDGSVLVQREVALLRSSQNKLYVLLVDMAQDEQETLPRVLGCYRLEDLEKVMIGLGLQALRVHLADDTAHLFLTRTSKEAQDVLWLLNLFSFPQLTSGVSLQSWEKIQVKLLEKCISESLKMGIFLYSMLMFCKNDTEEESLAIRSLVVTEGSIFVCIENLHQFGCFPDDSHPPYFSIDECCSINSIKEVVVDQRDKKCLTLILDKHVHEGRSHSSTINSQSKQEDEICAIHTWKLKWFAEDTLLKFISVLKALYSAAAAAASTLPVKCTS is encoded by the exons ATGGATGTCAAGGACTCTCCTGTATGGAGTCGGCTTTCACATGTCTCATGTGCTTCTAATGGTCTGGTACTCATGGACGAGTCGTTGCAATTGTTACCTGCGGTTGAAACTCTTGATCTTAGTCGGAACCAGTTTGCAAAGGTGGATAATCTGCGGAAATGTACAAAGTTGCGAAATCTGGACCTTGGATTTAATCATTTGCGTTCTGTTTCATCCTTGAATGAG GTTTGCAGTCGAGTTGGcaaacttgtactgagaaacaatGCTTTAACTACAATACATGGGATTGAAAATCTCAAGTCACTTGTAGGCCTTGATCTGTCTTACAACATCATATCAAATTTCTCAGAGTTGGAAATTCTTGGCAGCTTGTCTTTGCTCCAGAACCTATGGCTGGAAGGCAACCCAATCTGCTGTGCTCGGTGGTATCGAGCACGTGTTTTTAGTCTCTTCCATAATTCAGAAAAT TTGAAGTTAGATGATAAAGGTATGAACACACAAGAATACTGGGAAAAGCAAGTATTGTTTGCAAGCAGACAAAAACTACCTGCTGGTTACGGATTTTATTTTCCTGCAAAAGATGATCATGAGGACGAAGAGACTTCAAATTCTATGATG AAAAAGATTTCCCGACTTGCATGTATTGTAGAGGAAGAGAGAAGTCTTAGCGATGAAGGTGTGGACCAGCAGTCTAGCCCCCGTGATAGTGCTAGTTCTAAGAAGGATGAAGCTGCCGCTGCTGATAATGACATAAAAATTACTTCTTTGATAAGTACAGCAGAATTGATGAAGAAAGAAAGATCCACTGATTGGCTGCGTGAATTTAAGGAGTGGATGGATGAACATATGGAGGACACAGAAGGTGACGGCCTTTATGGTGATTTTAGCAACAGAAATGGAAGGCAGAATAAACAAATCAAAAGAGAAAAAATGCACATGGAGAGCTCAAAGAGTGTCACAGACCTGGCAAAGACATCAGAAGGTGGTAGCAGCTCAAACCTTTTGGAGTCTGAATTGTCTTTCACAGAGGATGCATGTAATGGTGCTAATGGTATCACTACTGAATCCTTGAATGAGGCGAGTGCTGAGCAAATTGATTCAAAGGTGCACTTGAATTCTGTCCTACCCCTTCCTCCACTAGAATTTGTGGGCACCCCACATTCAGATTCTTTTTCGGAGGTGGAAAGTAGTGGTAGAAATTTGCATACAAATGGAATACACTCTAGTGCAATAAGCGAGTTGATAGAACCCAGTCCATCCTTGGCATATCCTAGTCCACATTCACCCCCACAATTTAAGGAAGACATTCTACGTCGTAGACTTTTTCTGGAGGAAGAATTTTTGCAGAGTTCGGGAGATTTCCAGTGTGTTGGTTCTCTTGGTAGTGGTAGCAGCTGCAGTGACGACTCTTCAGGTGATTTATGTTCATGCAATTCGGAAGATGATTGCGTAGCAGTCCAGACAAAAATGGGGCTTGCCCTCAATGGTCAAATGGCTTCATTTCCTTATGCAGACAGTGATAATGAGGAAATGGATGGGATGGAATTTTCTTCACGCGAGGATATTATGTCCGACTGTACAGCAGAAGATGACCTGACTTTTAAAGATGCCACAGAGTTTGGTATTAAGGAGCCAGATTACATGAGCCAGAGGAATGGACATCTAGGTCAAGATTCAGGCCATTTGGTTGGACAAAATGGTAAGCAGAAGTTTATGAAGAGGATACTTTCTACTTTTAAGAATCATAATGGCACTAAACTAGGATTTCTGAAGGCTAATGGAGGTGAGGTGGATGAGGGGGTTTCAGTGGGTGCAAATGGTCATTTGAGCAACGACATGAGCAGAAGTACTAGTTGCAAGGATCAAATCTCAGAAAAACATAATTCAAATATCTTGCACAAGAACAACTTGTCTATTGGTGCGGATACAGTTTCATGTAATACTGATAGGAACAAGTACAAGCTTATAGAGGATTTCTTTAATATGGAAGTCGCTAACAATGAAGAGTCTGAAATATGTGAACAAGGAGCTTGTTGTGGATACATGTTTCAAGATGGAAGCGTTTTAGTTCAAAG AGAAGTAGCCTTGTTGAGAAGTTCCCAAAATAAATTATATGTTCTGCTGGTTGATATGGCTCAAGATGAACAAG AAACCCTACCAAGAGTTTTGGGCTGCTATAGGCTTGAAGATCTGGAGAAAGTAATGATTGGGCTGGGTCTACAAGCACTAAG GGTACACTTGGCAGATGATACAGCTCATCTTTTCTTGACACGTACTTCGAAAGAAGCACAAGATGTGCTTTGGCTCTTAAATCTGTTCAGCTTTCCACAGTTAACTAGCGGGGTATCTTTGCAAAG TTGGGAGAAGATCCAAGTTAAATTGCTCGAGAAATGTATATCTGAAAGTTTGAAGATGGGAATATTTCTCTACTCCATGTTGATGTTCTGTAAGAACGACACCGAAG AGGAATCCCTAGCTATTAGATCCCTTGTTGTTACTGAAGGGTCAATATTTGTGTGCATTGAGAACCTACATCAGTTTGGTTGCTTTCCTGATGATTCTCATCCTCCATATTTTTCTATTGATGAATGCTGTTCAATCAACAGTATTAAAGAAGTG GTTGTGGATCAGCGTGACAAGAAATGCTTGACACTGATTTTGGACAAACATGTACATGAAGGAAGATCTCACAGTAGCACTATAAATTCACAGAGCAAGCAGGAAGATGAAATTTGCGCAATACATACATGGAAACTAAAGTGGTTCGCAGAAGACACACTTTTGAAGTTCATTTCTGTGCTTAAGGCTCTTTactctgcagcagcagcagcagcttcaACGTTACCTGTAAAGTGTACATCCTGA